The Nitrospinota bacterium nucleotide sequence ATTATAAAAGGCGAATAACATTAAAGAAACAATAAATATAAGACCTATCTGTTGAGCCATCTCTCTCTTCTTTAGGCTAATGGGCCTACCTAAAATAGCTTCTAAAGAAAAAAATAGAATATGTCCACCATCTAAAATAGGGATCGGGAGAAGATTGAGGATTCCTAAGTTGATACTTAGAAACGCAAGGAAGATATATAAATTTGGATTGAAAATACCAATTTTTACCTG carries:
- a CDS encoding site-2 protease family protein, yielding MGIFNPNLYIFLAFLSINLGILNLLPIPILDGGHILFFSLEAILGRPISLKKREMAQQIGLIFIVSLMLFAFYNDILRLFGR